Proteins encoded together in one Flavobacteriales bacterium window:
- a CDS encoding HD domain-containing protein produces the protein MDTQAAKAYILLKLREELPDRRTYHSLEHTLDVYAAVIDIAAQEGVEGEDLQLLKTAALYHDAGFTEQDLQHEDGSCAIARRALPGFGYDTVQVERVCTMIQATRILHRPENNLSRILCDADLDYLGRSDFERIGSLLFAELRAYGVLSTEIEWNRIQVRFLEEHRFFTATNQRDREPLKAEHLTALRRWLAAHDPA, from the coding sequence ATGGATACCCAGGCCGCCAAAGCCTACATCCTGCTGAAGCTCCGCGAGGAGCTTCCCGACCGGCGCACGTACCACAGCCTGGAGCACACGCTCGATGTGTACGCCGCGGTGATCGACATCGCCGCTCAGGAAGGCGTGGAAGGGGAGGACCTGCAGCTGCTGAAGACGGCCGCTCTGTACCATGATGCGGGCTTCACCGAGCAGGACCTTCAGCACGAGGACGGCAGTTGTGCCATCGCACGCCGCGCCCTGCCCGGATTCGGCTACGACACCGTGCAGGTGGAGCGCGTGTGCACCATGATCCAGGCCACGCGGATCCTGCACCGGCCGGAAAATAACCTGTCCCGCATCTTGTGCGACGCGGACCTGGATTACCTGGGCCGCTCGGATTTCGAGCGCATCGGCTCGTTGCTCTTCGCCGAACTGCGCGCCTACGGTGTGCTCTCCACCGAGATCGAATGGAACCGCATCCAGGTGCGCTTTCTGGAAGAGCACCGCTTCTTCACGGCCACCAATCAACGCGACCGCGAGCCGCTGAAGGCCGAGCACCTGACCGCCCTACGGCGCTGGCTGGCCGCGCACGACCCCGCTTGA
- a CDS encoding HAMP domain-containing histidine kinase codes for MFPRGQRRTLLLFGILAVYIVLQSLWWAYLLVRKDQEMQGLIDAFHLATDTDSGRADRTFRMVVGEGVVFLALLIAALVLTYRAIRRDLQLARAQRNFLLAVTHELRTPIAGAKLNVQTLQRRTLSPEQREALAARAVGDLDRLAALTDKVLLAARAEETDLPLEVGPVDAAEVLRQAVDQARGTALAAHTVELDAPATLTVQAENLALRSVLDNLLENAGKYTPPGSTVRVSLQRRSDGAVLEVADEGPGVPEEERERIFQRLYRGGDESTRRTQGTGLGLYIARRLMRRMGGTLTVRNAPQGGAIFAASFPTAS; via the coding sequence ATGTTCCCGCGAGGCCAACGCCGCACCCTGCTGCTCTTCGGCATCCTGGCGGTGTACATCGTGCTTCAATCGCTGTGGTGGGCCTACCTGCTGGTGCGCAAGGACCAGGAGATGCAGGGCCTGATCGACGCGTTCCACCTGGCCACGGACACCGACAGCGGGCGCGCCGACCGCACCTTCCGCATGGTGGTGGGCGAGGGCGTGGTGTTCCTGGCCCTGCTGATCGCCGCGCTGGTGCTCACCTACCGCGCCATCCGGCGCGACCTGCAGCTGGCCCGCGCCCAGCGCAACTTCCTGCTGGCCGTCACCCACGAGCTGCGCACCCCCATCGCCGGGGCCAAGTTGAACGTGCAGACCCTGCAGCGCCGCACCCTGTCGCCCGAGCAGCGCGAGGCCCTCGCCGCACGCGCCGTCGGCGACCTGGACCGGCTGGCGGCGCTCACCGACAAGGTGCTGTTGGCGGCGCGGGCCGAGGAGACCGACCTGCCCCTGGAGGTGGGCCCGGTGGACGCCGCGGAAGTGCTGCGCCAGGCGGTGGACCAGGCGCGCGGCACCGCCCTCGCCGCGCACACCGTGGAGCTCGACGCCCCGGCGACCCTTACCGTGCAGGCGGAGAACCTGGCCCTGCGGTCGGTGCTGGACAACCTGCTGGAGAACGCCGGCAAGTACACCCCGCCGGGCAGCACGGTGCGCGTGAGCCTGCAGCGGCGCAGCGACGGCGCCGTGCTGGAAGTGGCCGACGAGGGTCCCGGCGTGCCGGAGGAGGAGCGTGAACGCATCTTCCAGCGCCTCTACCGCGGGGGCGACGAGTCCACGCGGCGCACCCAGGGCACCGGCCTCGGCCTCTACATCGCGCGGCGGCTCATGCGGCGCATGGGCGGCACGCTCACGGTCCGCAACGCCCCGCAAGGGGGGGCTATCTTCGCGGCCTCCTTCCCCACCGCCTCCTGA